The Fusarium musae strain F31 chromosome 10, whole genome shotgun sequence DNA window tcaaccaATCTCCGATTACGTGAGATCCTCACTGAAATCATTTACGTCACTTTCTTTGTTGCAGATGACAGCCATCGCCTTTGATCATCACCAATAGACCCATCTCAGCTGCTCAATTATTGGTAATGTGATAAAATGCCGAATATTGCCTCTCATTCATCGCACAAGGCATGCCTCTGACATAATTCCGTGTTGCACAACTCCCAACAGACAACAACCCTTTAACTCCGTGTGATACCTCATCAAGCCCCGTACGTGGTTTGTGCAGCACTGCACTATTGCCATGCAACACCTGTAGAGCCTGTATTCCTCCTTACCTGACGTCGTAAGCAACACAAAACCCGTAATGGGGTAGCACAAGAGCCAGTCGATATGCATATTTTCTCGAATATATTTGCCGACATTGATGAGATGGCTTGtcaatattaaataaatctcCACATCGCAAAGCATACTCCGTACGAGTATTTGACTTCGTGAAACGTGTGCAACACGCGGATCCGCGCCATGGCGCGCCCTGGTCCAACAAAGCAAATTCTTCGACAGCTTCTCACTAGCGCTTACTACTCATCTTTGGCAATCGGGGCAGCCCTACGGCCTGGTCGAAAACGTACAGCTGTAGGGTAATCACTCCAAACTCATCGTCAAGGCGTTGTTGAGCTTCAGGTTGCCTACAGGTAAAATATGTCACGGTTGAGATATCCCTAAGAAGTTCGGTAGTATCTATATTGTTGAAATTTCAATATAGTTCGTTGTCCATGTTTTTCAAAACCTGTTCCGCACGGAAACctgttttgtttctgctcAATCCATGGCAGCAATCGAGCTTCGGTTTCATGTTCCAACTAGGAGTGGAACCGTCCAACATTACCTGATACCTCCAGCATCTCCTCCATATTCCTGTGGCATTGATTCGCCGACAAATGACTAGATACAAGAAGCATAATTACCTTACTgtttctcttcagcttgatCTGGCTTCTCACGACGAAGTTGGGTGCAAGAATCAACTTCCAGCTCGTGATGGCACGCCACCAACCCGATCCCTTCATCTGCTTTGAGGCTGATCGGCGATGCCTAAGGGGCAGTAGCTCCGATTTCAACAAAACCAAGTTAGTTTGGGTAATTTCGTTGAGTACTGAAAGTACTTGCCTATAGCAAGCCAAAGTTGCAGGCCTTTCCCGACTGTAAGCTTCGATCAGCTGGCCCAACCCCAACATGGCACGGGCTTGTACATCgtccaagatcatcaaggtgTATACGTCTTCAAGGGATCGATTGAACAATTGCAGTCTGTCATAAAACTCTCCTCAGCCCCACGCTCCCTTACTGAATTAAAACGATAGATCCACAATGAATTTCGGCGATCGATGTAGAGTTTCGCACGTCTATCATGAGTATCATCTATCACATCCGACCACTCTCACCCCTTCGGAGCTTTTTAAGAGTTAAGGTTAATGCTAGCCGTTTCGTTGCCACTGTCAGCTGTCACATTCTTCGACCGTGCAGCATGCTCAACCTACCAACCAACTCATGCAGAGACATTGGCGGGTATGACGGACGAGGTTTTCCTGTCATAATTACCGTACCGTGACATAACAGCAGAGACACTGATGGGTGCATCATGCCACTTCATCAAATGACCAGAAGAGAGGGAAGAGCTATTGGCTGGCATCGTGAAATGGTAGCTGGAGCTGAAAATGTGTCTCCACTGCCCCCAAGTCCAGACCTGCTGGTCTGAGGCATATTACATGAAAAGTCTCATAAGAGCCAGTAATTATATGGAACTCAATACTCGATTCAGAATTTGGCTGAAAACTCAAGGTGCTATTCGTGCAGAACACAAACTTTGCCAGCCGAGATTAACTTTGCCTCCAGCCCCTCATATTAGCTTCTCAAGTAAACTTCCGCTCGCAACGGGCCGCTCAATCTAGATCCCGATAAGTTATGTAACTGACAGCCCGCCTAACGCACTTGATCAGTGCCAAGCTGAACATCTGGATTACCGCTGAGGGAACTCCGCCTGACCGACATCCGCACCACTGATACTCACAGCTCCGAGACATTGGGGGTTCATACGCTGCTCCGTTCCGGTTTCGTTAGCCAAGAAACGGACAGGCTGCCATGGCAGTTCCCGCCTCTTCTTATTTGGACGACTTGCAGATCTTGATGCGGAGATGTCAAGATTGGGAGTCCACTGACGTGACTCGGATGTGTCCCCCGGTCGATGTTGGTTGTGATGAGATCGTTGCTTGCATATGACTTTACGAGACTAAGACAGCCGACCACTGAAGGGAGAGATGTCGCGTCCTGTCACAAGGAAGGGATGGTAGGTGCCCCACCGGAGGATTTTCGTATTCTACACAACCACATGCGAATGAATAGAGATCAGAAACCCGTCGATCGTCATATTGCGCGAAGCAGCAACGGCTTGCAGATCACCGTCTTTGCACCAGTCAGATCAAAGAAGTTGATGGACCGCAACGCTCGACATGAGACAAGACTTTCGCCCTTGTTGTCGATCAGACTCTGCAAAGATTGGCCAATAATGAATGAAACGGCACTTGCCGCTTGATGTGCGGCCGAAGAAAGGGGATGGCCCTGTTGTCTTACAACTAGAATGATTTGCGGGGGTTGAAGATCCACGACCAAGTTCGTCATTGAAGTTCTGTTCTCAAAGGATTGCCTTTCTATCGCGGCAGGACACCGTCGCAGCTAGAAGACCTGCAACAGTTAGCAAAGGTTCAAGCAACCATGGAAGTGACCTGTGATTATACCATAGATGCAGCTCGAAACCTCTACAGATGTACATGTGAGCCAAAATCAAGTTTGTCGAGCCCTCACTTCCGGGTTTCTTCCAGAATCCATCTCACCGCCTCGATGATGCTCAAGCCAAGGGCCAAGCAGTGAATCTTCCGGTCCATTCAGAATGGCTCTTCGCCCTGATCGTCAGTAAATCAAccgttgttgttgtcttgaCAGACGCCTCTGACATACATGGCAGCAGCAGGTCTCAGAATAGCAAGAATTACCATGAAAGTTACCAAGTTGAGATATCGCATACCAGACAATTATGCTTCCGGCCCAATGCGGTAAGACAAACTTAATCGCCAGGACGTTGAGCTTGTACAACACTAAACGCTTTGGCACGGCCATGAGACGGCTTTGGCATGTTGGGACTACCAATAACCTATGGAAAGTAATGTACCTTATCATGAGCTTCAACTTTGCCAGATGGCGACTGTCTGAGGAACTCGACCAGCCCCTCATGACTTGTGGTTCTCAGACGCTCATGAATAATTTGGTTGCTGAGCAGGGAGTAGAGATGTCTTGAGGGACTCTGTGTCTTGATTCTTGAGAGCTCGGATATCTATAAAAGCCCCCTTCATCCCTCCTCATCagtccatcctcatcacccaCAATCACACTCTTCTATCACAACAATCAAACAATCATTACACCCAAGATCTATCAGATCCTCCCAAAACCATCAAAATGAAGGCCTCATTCATCCTTGCTCTCCCTGCCATTGCCGCCGCGGCTGCTACCCCTCAGATGGAGGAGCGACAGCTCGGGTCTCTCTTCAACCCTGCCTGTCTGCTCCGAATCACTGGCATCATGGACTGTATCCCCACCCTTACCCTCAATAGCATTGTTGGACTCAGGGAGGTCCTTGAGTGGTAGGTTGACCGCTTTCTGCTTTGCTTCTAAATGATACtgaatattttatagccctGTTGAACTTGTTAccagcatcaccaactgtCTCAATGTCAGACTTCCTCCCGTTCCCGGCACCAAATAAATGGACTGAAACACTCTTGTTCACTTCTTGGAGGATGGGTTGACTGTTATGTCACGGATGGAATATAAAAGCCTCGCCCAGAATCAGATACTTTGAATTGACAATCCTGAGGCACGATCCTTTCGTCTTAGCACGTATCATATGTGATCTTAAACATGGTTAATTGCTTCTCATAAGGCGCATTGAATATTGACGGTTTCCTTCTCGTGTCATATTCAGAGAAGTTGAACCTTGACATGGACTAGCCTTGTTCAGATTTTGATAGAGCGCTAAAGACTTCTCTCAGCCTTAAGAGAGTAGATCCAAGCGTATTGGTTTTATTCAAAGCCCCATTACACCCACGATTTCATTTTAACGGTAGCAATCCCGGGGAATTTCATTTCTCGCATATCGCAGGCAACTGACCGTGACAGAGTCGAAAATGGCCAACAGAATAGTGTTTCTTACCCCCAAGCATTTGCAGAAATTCATCCAAGATGCAGAGTCAGGTACTGTATATAAGAACCTGGCGATAATGGGTGTTCACGACGAAGATGGTGAAACGAAGTCGAGCGAACCCCCCGCGACGCGCGAGGAATTGACCTGCCTTCTCACCAAAGCCTTCACAGCGCTTGCAAAGGGCGCTGGAAATCCATTGGGCATCGTCGCTTTGAAGAGCCACGCTGAGGGACGTCCCAAGCATCAAATCTAGATTAAGAGCGAGCTCGAGGAGCTCTCCACTATGAAAAGTACCTGGCAGTGCACCAACGACACATTCTTCGTCACGATGCAatcactgctgctgccaagctTCAAATTCAATCTCTCAATCTGTTCAACGATACAGACATGAAGCTCTTTGCCTTGGCTAGCGATCAACTCAACCTAATCGACTGGGATAGGCCTGATATCGCGCATGTGCTGGTGACCGTGACATCTCTCAACACTAACATCTCAACACGGGTTTTTGCCTTCAAAGACCGTGGGGAGGATTGAGAAGAGGTTGGCGACACAGACTGGCTTGAAAGAGTCACAGACTGGACAGCGCCTCAGATCCGCGCTAAAGCTGAAAACGAAAGCAACTTTACTGGCCTAGGGAGACTTGTCCAGAAATGTCCTCGACTTCAAGACTTCGCTTACCGATTCCTTGGCATCCCCCTCCCCGGACTTCCTGAACTGAAAGGCTTCCAATTTCCCAACTGGAAGATCCTGGAATACGTCTCAGAACTCCTCAGCCTTCCCAAACTCAACCGATTGACATTACGGTTCCAACTAACCAAGGAGTCCATCgttctcaaccttctcaagcGAACTCGGCATGGGGGGCTGTTCATAGGACCTATGTGGCTAGACCCCGGATATTTCAAGCCTATCTTCGAATTCTGCAGCAGCCCAGAGTCCAACATGCAAAAGCTCGAGGTTAGAGCTTCTCTATACCAGATGGGTTCAGAGGAGCGTGGCCAAATTCACTTTCAGCGTCAGCCGtacgatgaagatgccgagTGCTGTGCccacttgagaagagagggtGAAGGTGTCAGGCGTCCTATTCACTTTCATTCTGATCCGCAGACGCTTATAGAGGTCGGAACATCATTTTGTAATTTGTTGCTGAACGATTCTGGGGCGTTTGATGACAGTGGAGCTCATACATTCTAGTACGCTCTATTTGATGGAAAAGTCATTCGATCTATTCCCATATACTTGAGTAGAGATCTCGGTGACCTTATACAATTCAGGATTCAGTGATGAAAATCTTGATTTCATAAACTAACAGGATATCTCAATTCCAAAGTGCTGCAT harbors:
- a CDS encoding hypothetical protein (EggNog:ENOG41), coding for MKASFILALPAIAAAAATPQMEERQLGSLFNPACLLRITGIMDCIPTLTLNSIVGLREVLECPVELVTSITNCLNVRLPPVPGTK